Proteins from a single region of Desulfobacter postgatei 2ac9:
- a CDS encoding rubredoxin, protein MSDPKDMYQCQVTNCGFIYDPDRGDRKGKIKKGTKFEDLPEEWRCPVCGASPKSFKCLG, encoded by the coding sequence ATGTCAGACCCCAAGGATATGTACCAATGTCAGGTTACCAATTGCGGATTCATTTATGACCCGGACAGGGGTGATCGCAAAGGAAAAATTAAAAAAGGGACAAAATTTGAAGACCTGCCCGAAGAGTGGCGCTGTCCAGTCTGCGGAGCCAGCCCAAAAAG